TAAGGCAGCTCTTTCTCTGGCCCTTTACCTTCAATTAGCTCACTGGGAGTATAGAAAAGATTGATATTTTCCTGCAACGCATACAGGGTCAGACCTACGGCAGAGCCGATCCCGAAGATCACGGCTACAACGGCAAACAGGCGTTTTTTACGTCTTGGGTTCATGCTTTTACCTCCTCTTCGCGGGCCTGCTTGATGCGCGCTTCACGCTTAATTTGTGCTGCTACTTCACGCTTAATGCGCTTGGCATCGTTTAGCGACGCCCACACCAATCCCAACAGGATAAAAGCACAACTGCCAAAAGACAGCCACACATAAAAGGCGTAACCACCCATATGAAAAAAGTCACTCAAAGATTCAAACTGCATACTTAACCTCGACTAACCAGCTGACGCACCCAGGGGCGGTGCTTCTCGACCTGAAGGATCTCATTTTTAAGGCGTACCAGTGACAGTGCTCCGACAAATGCAGCAAATCCTAAAATATTGATAAGTAACGGCCATAACATAGACGGATCGATGGCCGACGTATCAAACTTGGTAATGGTTGACCCCTGATGCAAGGTGTTCCACCACTCAACAGAAAAATGAATAATTGGCAGGTTAATCACCCCGACAATGGCCAGAATACAGGCCGCTCTGCCACCAGACTTCTTGTCTTCGAAAGCATGATATAAAGACAGCACCCCGAAGTACAAAAACAATAGGATTAACTCAGAGGTTAAACGTGCATCCCATACCCACCAGGCACCCCACATAGGTTTACCCCAGGCAGCACCGGTGATAAGTGCAATGGCGGTCATAGCTGCACCAACTGGCGCAATTGCAACCACAGCGAGTTCGGCATTACGGATCTGCCACACCAGGGCAACGATCGCAGCAAT
This genomic stretch from Pseudoalteromonas rubra harbors:
- the ccmD gene encoding heme exporter protein CcmD codes for the protein MQFESLSDFFHMGGYAFYVWLSFGSCAFILLGLVWASLNDAKRIKREVAAQIKREARIKQAREEEVKA
- a CDS encoding heme ABC transporter permease, with the protein product MWKWLHPYAKAERAYQLCNTLLPYFVTVTVVCIAVGWIWGLAFAPADYQQKDSYRIIFIHVPSAILSMGAYSSMAIAAIVALVWQIRNAELAVVAIAPVGAAMTAIALITGAAWGKPMWGAWWVWDARLTSELILLFLYFGVLSLYHAFEDKKSGGRAACILAIVGVINLPIIHFSVEWWNTLHQGSTITKFDTSAIDPSMLWPLLINILGFAAFVGALSLVRLKNEILQVEKHRPWVRQLVSRG